TCATTCGATGATTCAATAGAAGGCAGAGCGATCAAAGTAATTTCATTTCATTTTGGATGAAATTAGAAAGTGAGTGACTTTCACTTTCTAAAATTTAATCTTGTAATGCACAAAGTATTTTTCTGAATGGGGCTCTATTTGAGTTGTTTTTGATTTGCATTTGTATTGGTCGTCATATTAAAACGATGCTTACATTTTTTACATACATAATCTAAATAAATATTCTGGTCGACCATCACCCCCGCTTTCTTACCAAAGCGATGTCCTAAAAATCCACCTGTGATTCCGACACTGATTGCACCGACAAACGTCCCAATCGTGCCTCCCATAATCACGCCTAATGGTCCTGCAACAGTTCCAATCGCAGCGCCAATCGATGCACCTGAAGCAGCCCCGCCGACAGTTCCTGCTGCTGCGCCCGCTGAGCTAAGCAGTACGCCACCTGCTTTTTGCAGTAGTTGTTCATGATTACGTGTTTCGATTTCACTTGAACCACACTTAGGGCAGATTACAACCATTTCATCAGTCATTGATCAGTACTCATTTCGGATAAAGTCCATTTGCCTTTGTCTATTCTGTTGATGCTATTCATTATTAGATTGAATTGAAGTCATGATTTCAATCTTATGACATCTAAATTGTAACTCATTCAAACACTTGATTTTTATCATTCATGTAACAAATACAAAGAAATTTTTGATTATTTTTTAGGGTTTAAATAAATTTTTCCGACATTGATTTTATTGAAAATATGCGGTGAATTTTTTTCATCAGGGACTTGCTGCCAGTACACTTCTGAATAATCATAAATTTTCCCTTCATAGCCTTCAAAGGCGATATAAATTTGTAAAGGACCTTCTAGCTTACGCATATTGGGTCTAAAAAATTTATAATGAATTTCAAAAGCAGGCAGTTGAAAAGCACCTTGAGCAGATAAGGTTTTTTCGAAGCGATGATCCGCAGCCATGTAATAACCAATATCTCCCGTCTTATACGCTAAAGGGCGTCCAGTATGCTGATCATACAAAGTTCCTATTGCCTCAGGATGTAAATAAATCGTTTTGGTTGGGGTAAAGAAATATACAATCAACCCAGTACATGCCAATAAGAGCACCGACATAAGAATAATTTTGGTTTTCATCATTTTTACTGATTTGATCTAAACGTACGTTGACGCATCAAACTTTCTTGACTAACGCTACATACCAAACGGTCATTTTGCCACATTTCACCAAAATTTAAACCGCGTGCTTGGCTAGAGCGCGTGGCATACATGTCATATAGCATCCATTCATCGACCCGAAAATGATGATGAAAATGTATGGTGTGATCTAAACTTGCACTGCGCACACCGCCGTTGGCGTAACTTACACCATGCGGACGTAAAGATGTGGTGAGTAAATTATAATCAGAATAATAAGCTGCAATGGCTTGATGCATTGCAATAGTATCTAATTCACCTTCAATTTTATCAAAACTTCTAAAGTATTCAGCATATTGTGTATCTGCTTTGATGGGGTGAAATGGATTCGCAAATTCAACAGGGTGGATTAATAAGTTAAATTGTTGCATCACAATGGCACGGCGACTTTCAGGAATATCATTCACAATCATCATTTTATGCTCTTGTTCAGGGATGAGTGTGTCAGGGTGAGGATAGTCAGGTGCTGAAATTTGAAACTCTAACCCTTGTTCTGGTTGCGCAAAAGACAGCATTGCTGAAAATATGACTTTACCATCTTGTAATGCGTGAACTTGTCGTGCTGAAAAGCTTGAACCATCTCGTAAATTTTCAACTTTAAATAAAATCGGTAAATCGGTGCGACCACTACGAATAAAATAAGCATGGAGGGAGTGTGCAGGGCGGTCTGTAGTTTTAGAGGCAGCAATCAAAGCTTGTGCTAAAATTTGTCCGCCAAATAAATGTGAACCAAAAAGTTGATTGGTTTGACCTTGGAAAAGATATTGGTCAATTTGTTGCACATTTAATAAATGCGTCAGTTGCTGTGTGAGTGAATCCATTCTGGTGGTGACCTAATTTTTGTATTTGTAAATAATATAGTCGAGTCAACTTAAGAAATGAATGAATAAAGTATTTATCCTTTCGATCAGAAATAAAAAAGAGCGCCTAAAGCGCCCAATTTTAAACAGTTACAGTTATTCTTGAACGAAAGTAACTGTACCGTTTGCTAAAGATTCAACACGTGCCAAAGACTCAACACGGTAACCTTTATCAAGAAGTAGTTGGCGACCTGATTGGAATGATTTTTCAATCACGATGCCAATACCGACAACTTCAGCATTCGCTTGATGGATAAGATCAGCAAGTCCTAAAGCAGCTTGACCATTTGCTAAAAAGTCATCAATAACAAGGGCTTTATCACCTGCACTGATATGCTTTTTTGAGATCGCAATGGTGCTTTCAACTTGTTTAGTAAATGAGAAAACTTTAGAACGATATAGGTCATCTTTTAACGTTAAAGATTGGTATTTACGTGCAAAAATCACGGGAACACCAAGCTCAAGTCCGGCCATTACTGCTGGCGCGATACCTGAAGCTTCAATCGTAATGATTTTGGTAATACCTGCATCTTTAAATAGACGCGCAAATTCCTGACCAATTTGCTGCATCATAACAGGATCAATTTGATGGTTTAAAAAAGAATCGACTTTCAGAACCTGATCAGATAGAACGATACCTTCAGCCAAGATTTTCTGTTCTAGTGCGTACACGGGAAGAATCCTCTAAGGGCAAGGTGCTTTTTCAAGCAAAGGCGTATTTTAAAAAGCACCAAGAAAAAAGCAAGCTCAATTTCACGAAAAGTGGAAAATAGCTTATTTTTTGTAGCCTGTCAGAGAAAGATTATAAGATGTCTTACCATCTTGGTGTGACATTTTTACAGGTAAGTAATCCAACTTCGGTGCTAACCAAAAAATCGATTGTTTGGTTTTGTTATCATGAGTGAGTACGACTTTAATAGTATCGAAGGTCCCATAGCTGGTTTTGACAGACTCATTACCTTGTTTGACAAAATGACGTGTGTCTAAACCTTTGGCATCTGCAATGAGGTAGCTTGATTTTAAGCCTGAACCTTTTAAGTCTTCACGAACTTGTAACTCAGCATTTAACTCATCCAATGCACCTGCTTTCCAAGCAAAAGAACGGGCTTTATTACTTTTATTGGTGTTAATAGTTTTGGTACTTGGATTAAACTTGATGGTCATAGTGTCATTATGAACCAAAATTTTACTGGTACGACTGAAGTTATTGGATTGGATTTGACCATTGTTTAAAGAAAAATTACTGGTTTCTGTGGCAGAGGCAATGGCTGCTGCTTTAGCTGCAAATACATAACTCCAATTGTTACCATTTTTGCTCAAGGTGCGGGTAGCCGAACCCATATTTTTACCATTATAGGAAAATTGGTAAGTGGCTTGGAATGGACTCATGGCAAGAGCATGGCTTGAAAAACCTGTGAAGCATATAGCTGCAACAAGCCCTGTGGTAAGACTCATTTTTTTCATTAATTGTGTTGCCATAAGGAATATCCTATGCAATTGACGCGATATAGCTATTATGCGACTGAATTAAGGAGAAAAACTTAGAATTTAAGCAAAATATGTGAATTTGTGTATTTATTTTGCATACATCTATTTCAAAGTTTTCATTTTAAACATGGGCTTAAGCTATTTTTGTTGAATTGGTGTGACATCCGTTTCAATAAAATCATCCTCAGCGGAGTCGTCATCCCAGTCATTACTCCCTACTTTGTTAAATAGTGCCATGAGATTGACATTGCCAATGACCACAAGTTCAGTTTCTCTCAGTTCAGCATGATTAATATGGACTTTGTTTAGGGTATCCATAATTGAGCGTTTGTCACCAAGCCAACGATTAAGGTCTAAATGCAAAAGTTCATCTTTGACAGTCAATACATTAAATTTTTCTAAAATCATGCCCAAAGGGTCTTTTTTTAGAATTTTTTGATAGAAAAATAATGCAGCATTAACCCCAAGCTTATAGAAAAAATTGGGATAAGTTGCTTCAATGACTTCGGTATTGCTAATTTGTTCAAAGACGATGAGTTGCATGTCTTTGTTAAATTCCATTTGAATGAGTTTAAGATCTACGCCTAAGACTAGATGCATGCCTTTAACATTCAATGTTGCATATAAACGTAGCCAATCATTATGTAAGTCAGCATGTAAGTCTTCTAAAATTTCAACATTGTCAGTGACAAAACGTTGAAAAGTGGCATTGAGAAAAACCTGTGATATAGGGAACTCACGTTCTTCTTCAATAAAATCCCCAGCTTTTTGGTAAATACGTTGAATACGTTGAGCAATCTTAGAAAGTAGCGACGGCATAAGTGAGTTCCAAATCAGCTTCATTTTATTCGGTGTATCTTGTCGATTTGTTTAAAATTTCCAAGCTTTATTCTTGCAGTTTAGCAAATTTAGATGCACCATTTTAACGTTTTATTCTAATGATATATTTTCTATTAAAAGCAGCACTGAAAAGTATTAAAAGTGTAATGCTAAAATAGTTTTATTTTTGATTCAGTTGGGGAATGGCGGTCAATTGTCATGT
The DNA window shown above is from Acinetobacter piscicola and carries:
- a CDS encoding acyl-CoA thioesterase codes for the protein MDSLTQQLTHLLNVQQIDQYLFQGQTNQLFGSHLFGGQILAQALIAASKTTDRPAHSLHAYFIRSGRTDLPILFKVENLRDGSSFSARQVHALQDGKVIFSAMLSFAQPEQGLEFQISAPDYPHPDTLIPEQEHKMMIVNDIPESRRAIVMQQFNLLIHPVEFANPFHPIKADTQYAEYFRSFDKIEGELDTIAMHQAIAAYYSDYNLLTTSLRPHGVSYANGGVRSASLDHTIHFHHHFRVDEWMLYDMYATRSSQARGLNFGEMWQNDRLVCSVSQESLMRQRTFRSNQ
- a CDS encoding xanthine phosphoribosyltransferase, coding for MYALEQKILAEGIVLSDQVLKVDSFLNHQIDPVMMQQIGQEFARLFKDAGITKIITIEASGIAPAVMAGLELGVPVIFARKYQSLTLKDDLYRSKVFSFTKQVESTIAISKKHISAGDKALVIDDFLANGQAALGLADLIHQANAEVVGIGIVIEKSFQSGRQLLLDKGYRVESLARVESLANGTVTFVQE
- a CDS encoding DUF3108 domain-containing protein is translated as MATQLMKKMSLTTGLVAAICFTGFSSHALAMSPFQATYQFSYNGKNMGSATRTLSKNGNNWSYVFAAKAAAIASATETSNFSLNNGQIQSNNFSRTSKILVHNDTMTIKFNPSTKTINTNKSNKARSFAWKAGALDELNAELQVREDLKGSGLKSSYLIADAKGLDTRHFVKQGNESVKTSYGTFDTIKVVLTHDNKTKQSIFWLAPKLDYLPVKMSHQDGKTSYNLSLTGYKK